AAGTTTAATAACTTACTCTCAATTTggactctttattttattttaaaccaaTGACTTATATTGGACAACTAAATCACCTCACATGACCTCTTATCGTTATATGTTACCAAGTGCTTCTTTGgccttcaattctttatcttgCATGAACTCACATACCACTTATTTTGTTGATCTATTTCTCTCTAGCTAACAAACCAATGGATTTGTCTGTTGTCATCGATTTTGGTAAGTCTAAGACATCACTGCCCAGTCCACTGCACTGCTATCGTTGTCCAGTCTGTGATATCACCACCCAATTCGTTATGTTGTCATCACCTCCCAATTGAAGATGCCACTAGCTAGTCCAATACGAAGGGAAAACCACAATCCACATTGCTTAGATCTATTCTTAGGCACTTATTTTCTCCTCAATAAAATTGACTGCGCCAATGATTTTATAATGTTCTAGCATCTGCAACATCAATATGATCCCTGTTATAACTCATGGCAAGAAGATAATGGAGCTCTTTTCAAATCATTGCTTTTCATTACCAAATCTATAGAAGTCCCACTTATAAGCATTTACaacatcaatattatttttttaaaagtcgcaaattaaattattttattggtatCAAACTGGGCAGTGACATCTTTGAAACCTCCCCAGTCACAAACCAACAATATAGGGTGACTCTCACTTGCAAGTACCTGGTGTTGGAGAATCCTATAGGGTGAGAAAATAATAGGTTAACTACGAATTGGGAAGATAAAGGTCATATGAGGGATTTAGTTCTAAAATCTAAGccattgatttaaaataaaataaagggtcCAAATTAAGAGtaagtttttaaacttattcCTAGAGTAAGTGGATCCCTTCCTTATTTCTAAATATCAAAAGTGTttgaaaaaacttaaaacttttTCGATTATTATGAAatgtattatttgttttttttataaaaaaaactgatataAATCTTTTGTGTTTGTGAAGAAATCATGATTTCATAATTGTCGATCCATACATTGAATAAAACCAGGtatgaatgaaaatttaaatcataCATCTAAAACTGAATAAGCATAaacatcataatatatatatatatatatatatatatatatatatatatatatatatatatatatatatatatatccatgaCCACCAAGGTCGTAATCACACAAGAGTAACATAGTGTAAGTAGTGAAATCAATGCTAGTAGTAGGGAACGTTAAACATATATTGCCCGATAATAAGTGTATAGTATAACAAAATGGTACATAGATgagaaataaatacaaaatctaAAACCCTAGACTACCCGTACCAAATACAAAAAACTGGAAAATCTAGGGCTCAAAGTAGCCACTTATGTATAGTATACCTCATATAGATGTACTCCAAAACCCATAACTACCTAACAAGAACCCTCAAATGGGTCTTCCTCTAGATCCTCCTCCTCCAATGAAGCATAAGCAAAAATCGGACACTGGTGGGATAAAACATATCATTCATGATCTCCTATTACTTACCATTAAACATGACATATTCTAATGAAGATGTCCTAAAAGACGAAGGAGGAGGTGTGTTGAAAGCACAACTATATCTAGGGGCACACTCTTATGTGAAGATAATAGGTAAATCgaagaaaatcaaatttgcaTGGGGTCTATTCGTTGCTAGTGCAAAACTAAAACACACGACCCTGCGAAGGTATCCTCCTTGACATAGGCGTTGTGATTCCAAATACCACTAAGCGATCGAACCCACATCCTAATCATTGTCAGTAGGGGTGTAAGTTGGGGGTTGGGTTgaatttactctattttttaacCCTACGCGATTAAACTTAATCAGGTTTGTTTTACCTTTATTCTTTTTCCAACCCAACCCAATCGAACCCAACTTTAATTGTTTTGGATTGAGTCACCTTCTTAACTTtcgaaaaaatattaacaaaatatatgtTGGTtccttatctttattttaagtttCAATTTGGTTCCTAATTTTCTAAAAGTTGCAAAGTGATTCCTTATTCATTAAAAGTAAAATGGCAACatgttaagtatttttttataacatgttTACCCCTAAAGTagtatctttatttttcttcaattttttgggataaaataccataaaaaattacttaaggAACTTTGAATAACCAATTTTATTCGGGTGCATTTCTTTTGAtgtattttgaaaagaaaaagagaaaaaaaaaaaaagaatcaaaggaTATGTGATCATTACAAGAAGACTGGGTCATTTGAAGATATTTCAGTTACAAGTAAATTGGAACAACGACTACTCAActaagaaaagataaataaagtagTTATTAACAATCTTGAAGCCACAAGCCTAAAAATAAGGAAATCATGGGGTAGTGAGTTGTTGGACAATTTGGCTATAAAGGAGCCACAAACACATGAAGGTGGGGCAGGAAAAAACCAAAGAGATTACAAATAAAAACTTCCCTCTCACGCACATAATCGCACACACTGCTCTAGTCTATTTTAGCAGTGCTTAAAGGAATTGAAGATTGGCACTTCAATAATTATTTCAGAATTCAGAGGTCTTTTTCTCtcacttttctttgttttacatGTTGggaaaatgtgttttttgtcAACCATGTAATCTGCCTTTGGTGTATATACATATGTTGTTCAGTGATTCTTTTATTATCAAGGGAGATTAAAACTGCATGATACACTTAAGAAACATAAGTCAAAACATGTAACCCATATGATgatgggagaaaaaaaaagaacattcaCAACCTTTTAACAAAGGACCCCGAAAACTATCACAAGGTCAAATATTCCTTCCCTACGATAGGAATTCCCACCACTATGATAAAGCCCACTATTtagaatgaaataataaaaataacaataaaacaaatatcaaattcTGACACAAAATTCAGAGATCTAAAACCAAAGGaaccaaattaaacaaaacccaAAAAAGATTAAGGGTAATTCTTCGAAAGAAAGAAGTGGGTAGTAGAAGACTTCTTATTTCCATAAACTCAAAGGTTTGAATTAGGAGCTTTTATGCAAACATACCCCATTGATCTTTGGTTTTGGATATGGAATACTTTCAAGGTTTAGATTCAATCCACAACGTACCAACCACAAAATCAAATTAGAATTGTGCAAACTAAAATTGGGTATGTAAATGAaaaaagttttgacaaacaatgtttaaaatttgatcatccAATAGAGCAAAACCATCGATCTCCCACTTTCAAGGTTTAGAGAAGGTGCAGTACGCACAGGCTCCATCCATGAGTAAAAGAGAATGATGGTGAACTTCGAAGGTTGGTTTTGAGGGGGTTGAAGCTCCCAAGTTGGATGGTGTTAAGAGAGTGTCGCGAAATGCATGAAAGGATTTGGAGGAAGAACATGTGAAAACTTTCATGACGTAATCCCTCTAATTGAATCACACCTAGTTTGACTTGATGGCTAGTGCATGTAAGTATGACGCGGCCTGGCACGCAACCATGCCAGTGTGCAACCATGCTAGGGCCAAGCTCTCTGGTTCAAGTTTGTGATGGTGATGAGTGGTTTGATGATCAAGCTTCGACAACAACAAAGAATGAATATGAAGGGGCAAAAGACGTGGGGGTTCATGTAACTTAAAACAAGAAACATATAacctattttattgttttcaaaatcaggTGAAAAGCATTTTAAAAGTAAGTAAAGAACCAACTCAACCCAAATTTATCCCAACATGTTTCGCTTccaaatttgtattttaaaacaaataactgAAACTAGCAATCACTAGAAATGGAGCCTAAATTAACCCACTTTCTTAAAGggtgtaaattaatttaaaaattcttataattaGGAACAAAGATAGTATATCttttagatatttattaaaatcaagtTATTCAATTATTGcaacaaaatatatcattttagaatacatgtctattttttatgcaatatatatttacaattttggATACTTATATATAGGTGACCCTTAAAATTCAACCTTGGGCTTATAAAATGTCAGGACTAGTCTTGCCTGCATGTATGATATAGGAGAGCAAGCTTAAAGGTTGCTTGCTACAATTTTTATTAGTGTCTAGTTTCAAGGGGTTTGGACGAAGGTGGTAAAGGCTTTTGATGAACGTGAATTCATTAAAAGACATGTGTTATGCACATGACCTATTGGGGTTAACGACATAGAAAATTTGACGAGGTTAGGAGGTTTTGATTCAATCGCAATTAGGAGTGTTCAAGTTTGAAccaatccaaaataaaaaaaacaaaaattgttttaaaaaaccaaaatctaaaccaaaccattattttttggatttgtttggatTGATTTTTGGATAAACCAATCAGTTCGGTTTGGATTAGGGTTGGCATTTGCATAACCAAATCAAATCGAACAAAatcacaaatatttatttatattgtaatattttatatttattatttgcatATATAGGATTGAATTATAATCCATTCTAAGTGTAACCCATTTTGGTTTTGTACATGTACAAAACTAATATATAAGATTGAATTATAATtcattttaggcttaaatatgtttaagattcttgatatatatcatatttttattgagttcatgataatttttttattattttgagtctttgatatattaaaagttttgttTTGAATCCTTGTTAAGTGATAACATAACACCATCTCAACGACTCTTCTAATATATATGTTGGAACGATGTCACGTCATCACACCATCACTTAATTAACGAAAAACACttgaaataaaaacttttaatgtATCAAAGACTTAGAACAACGAAAAAACTTATCAGAGACTCATAACAAAAGTCAGGTATGTATCAAGGACCTAAAAGTTATTTAAGCTTTCATTATAAGTGTAATTTGAGCTTAACTATACTTATTGACTTATTTTTTGAAGATGCTTGTGTGTGTTTACTAGAGCATTAGTTTCTAGTTTTTACTTCATAtgatttataatataagaagtcaaaacatatcaaatttttaaatgtatacGAACTTACTAGATAGTGTTGGGTTGTTGGCTATAACAACTCAATTCGtttcagcttttttttttaatgtttattttaataaaataaataattatatgttttctTGATATGTTTGGTTAGACTGCttctacttaaaaaataattttaagttttttttataagtaaatcctatttgtttattaaatgaGCATTTTCTtataaacacttattttaaaattatttattttaagtttaaataaaatgatctaATATTTAGATAAGATTTAGAATGTTTGGTATTCTTAgtctcaaaaaatatttttaaaattattaaaaaaactaatacaaaTCAAACCAGAAAAGATTGATTTGAATTCAATATTACTTTCAAATTGGATTAAACCATACCACAAATACTCTTAAAagaaaccaaataaataaagagttttttttataagtcccaaaaaaaagaaattattaaagaaaaaatgatatgtaagtgtaatttactcttatatattttaggaattaaattttactaaaatatttttactctcACTTTCTatgaaattaaaagagaaattcaatattttattaaaaaactgaatataaacaaattttttaaatgctaAAATCACAATGAATATGAGATGAAGGGAAGGGACTAGGGAGTAAGGTGTCCAGGAATAATCATTGatgttttgtaatttgcaacATGCAAAAGTGgtaatgttttgaaattttgaatgtttgaaattaaaaataacaaacgtGCGCGTGGCCATGTGATGTGTGTGCTTTGGACACGCGAGGAGGGAGGAATGCGCGCTCACTCCTCCGCAAATTCAAACTACAattctctctctttccctctttcttcttctcgcACCACCCTCTCTCACTAGATCCAACTCCCTCAAACCCTAACgctccaaaacaaaaaaaaaccccTCGCTCTTAAATTTCATCTTCCGACACTCATCAAACACCATCTATACCTTTGACTCAACCACATGAACGAGGATTGCAATTCCAGAACAGCGTCGCTGTTGTTGTCCTCATCCTCCTCCCCTTCGAATTCCAAGGTCGGTCTTTTCCACGCTGTTCCTTCAATTCTTAGTAGTGCTTTCGAATCTAGAAAAAACCATCATCTCAGAATTTGAGGTTTGTGTTTCAGATCGTGGGAGATAAGCGTGGAAGCTCTCACGCGGGTCACGGCGCTCGGAAACGGGTTAAGATGAAAGATCTTGACGCCGTTGTTCACTCTGTGGGTAATTAAGTAATTTCGTGTTTCAGCCAAACTACgtcgttttttttttgttgggttttCGAAAGTTTGCATTTTGCTCTTCAAAGATTTCAGCTTTTCATCTATGTATcggatttattttttccttctggGCAGAGACTCCCTTCTCAAACTTTTATTTTGGTCTCAATTTTAATTGTTGTTCAGAAACGAATAGCCGTTATTCGGGATTCAAAAACGACAAAGAAAACACTGTGCAGTGGTCGTTGGGAGCTACGGATGGTTCTCAACAAGCGAAAACGGGAAGGAAAGCGATGTCAGAAGAGTTTAATTTTGCGGCTAGGCCTCTGGATCTCAACACTGATGTGTGCAAAAGTGGAGGGTGTGAGAAGCAAGAAAAAGGACATGCTAATTTAGTAGTCTCGAGGGGAATTAATGTGGATCTGAATGTAGAAGATGTTACCAGCCCTGTGAATTTGGAAGCCGCGAATTCCTCTAAAGGGCACAATCCTTTTAAGTCGAAGGATGTGTCCGAGAGTGGGAGCTGTGTTGGACCTTTGGGGGATAAAGATCCGATGACGAAATGGAAACAGATGAAGGAATATGGTTTTTGGTCGCCCTCTCACGCTGGCATTCCAAAGCCAAAACAACGTGGAAGGAAAAGTAAGAATGAAGTGCTTAAGAGAAAGATAGAGCTTGCGAAGAGGGAACAGGTTAACCGGTTTACCAAGATTGCTGCTCCAAGTGGACTGTTGAATGACTTGAACCCCGGAATTATAAATCATGTGAGGAATAGAAAACAAGTGCTTTCAATTATTGAGAATCTTGTAAGGTCTGAAAAACATGAAAGCACTAGCGCGGGGAGTAAGCAAGCAGCACATCGAATACATGGAAGTGTAGAAATTAGTAAGAGGGATCAACAAAATGTGGCTGATGTAGGTGAGCATCAGCATGCCTTTGCTTGTGAGGAAGGGGCCCTTCATAGCTCTTCAGGGAACAGACAAGCTAGAAAGTTTCCTGTGACAATGGATGAttcttcttctttgattttGGAGGGTAAAGTTTGTGATCGTGACACAGGCACTTTAGAGAAAGGTAGTCTTAAAGGTGGTGTGACACAGTCAACGAATGTTGCAGAGGATGATGTTTTGGCTCTGAAACTATCATCTGAAACGAGGGCATCAATGagttccaccactttgtcaaaTGAGGAATCCTCAAATGTCACTATGGTTTCATCCCTTTCCCTAAAAGGCTCGTAACAATTTCCCTCAtgcttatgctttatttttttcagttttagtTGTTTCTTTCCTTTTGTGCTTGTTTTTAAACCATTTCATGTAATGCTTAGTTAGATGGAAGGGACCagttcttttattctttttggaGTTTGAAAGCTAGCAGTGAACTGGTGTGTTCAGAGATTAATTCTTTACACCACACACTAGGGTAGATACGGTGCATTTGGTACCATAAGAAGTAGTTCAGTGTATCTCATTTTCAGCTTGTGAAATATTTATGAGATTTATTGggcttcaaaagaaaaattcctTAATATAGGTATTTCTTTGAGCCTTTGCTGATATGGATGCTTCTATGTTTTCCAGCTGCTACTGTTGCTTCTCAATGGTTGGAGCTTCTACAACAAGACATCAAAGGACGCCTTTCAGGTAAatgtcatatttattttatttaaccagGTTTTGGAGGGGAAATGTTTACATGtgatttttgcatttttttctacATTTCCCAGCTTTGCGTCGTAGTAGAAGGAAAGTTCGATCTGTAATCACTACTGAGTTGCCGTTCCTTTTATCAAAAGAATTTGGAAATAACCAAGACTATGATCCTTGCACTGTGGAAATGTCTGCGGGACTTCCCACTAGCAAAATAGCAGATATGCATCGGGCAAGATGGAGTTCTTTGTTTGATCATATGGATGCAGCTCTTTCTGAAGAGGAAAAACAACTTGTGAGTGCAaaaaagacaacatttattttaattttcttaaggtTTATTTTAGACTTATTTTAAGTCAGTAAGTGCTATAATATGTGAGAAATTATAGGGGGTGGGGATAGGTGTTTATACAAGAAAAGTAAGGTAGTGGttggtttgttttctatttatgtttttagttagtATGTTTTCaataggaattaaaaaatgctacttgtttttaattttgtttctttttttaaaagttttatgaaggaaatgatgaaaatattttcttgttttcacCATTACTTTACAAAACTTCACAGAAATAGAAGGAAAACTAGATAACATTTTGTCATTATTAATGAGAGAACatataaactaaaatgaaaacaaaaagcaaACATATGAAGTCCAAATTCTTAAAAGAGGCAAAAGTATCACTGTCCAACATGTATCTGATATCAATAGTTCAATATAAGTGTCCGATATGTATTAAAAAAgtatccattattttttttagaattacccAATACAACTTTGGTGCAACTAGGATCAAGGTTATCAATACAGGCTCAGACCGACGTTTGAATTGGTTTGAACAAAAACCGGTGATATAACTAGTCCAAGTTGGTTGATGGGTTGGAACTCGGAAATGTTGTACAACTGGTGTGACCCAGTTGGTTTTCTCATTAAACTGTCTTGCCAGGCTTTCATAACTAGAAAATTGGGTCATgcttatattaaaaacaaaagagtgaAATAAAAGTTATCGTCTTGCTGTGCCATTATGATATCAGGTAGACATAGATTGCCCCCCTTGCCGCATCCTCAATGTGCGCTTGCCAAAATCAAAGCTTTCGTTGCTGTGTCTTTGCCGTCATAGTATTCAATAGTGTGCTTTAGTGGAGTAGTGAAGTAGACCAGTCCTAGGTCACTATGGGGTTCCAATAGCAGAGCAATTTTCAATAGCAGCCACTGTGGCTGGTGGCAGCAATAATGGCCAAATTAGTTGCTTTTTGTGTACTGTATTGGTGCTACTGTGAAACAACTAATGTTTAGGTTTTTTTGGATATTCTTCCCCATTTTCTAATGCATTTTTTTGCTTCCAAAATATAATAGGATTTCAAAACCCTTCTTCCTTGACTATTCCACAAAATGTTACCTTTGTTTTGACCTCTGTTCCTTCACACTTTACAAGACTTTTTTTCCTGTCTTCCGTTCTTTCTTGTTCCTTCCTTTAAACTTCCCTCCCAGTTTACacactgttattttttttatccaacttGGTTGGTTTCTGTTTATTTCTGGAAAAATTTTCAAGTCATGCATGGTgttgattttcttttgataaaatGAGTATGGCTTTGATTATCTGAGTTGAACTTTATTTTGATTACCTTTTGTGGGTTTGTTTCTATTGATCTTTTTTGTATCCTTGGCTGCTGTAACACATACGTTGGTGTGAATCTGGCTAAACATTAAGAGCTTTATTTAGGTGGTGCTTGGTTTGAGtccttgttttctattttcattttctgaaaatagttttcattttcaaatttaagattagaaaacatgtttgttttgatttgttatcttttattttcaaaatatgaaaatattgaaaACTTGATACCGAACACCTTATCAGCAACTATTGGAGAAAACAAATCtgatcaaaatcaaaacaaaatattaacacAAATTAGAATCATTACTCAGAGCAGTCACATAAACCATCCCTGCAACCACACTTGTGAAGCCATGAAGCCATCACACAAGACATGTTCTTCATTCCAACGAAAAAGAGTTTGGACAGAAGCTAGCAGAGCTGCTGGAGGTGGCACTGTTTGACAGGAATGTGAGCGGTGGCGGAGGAAAACCCCAAACACATTCTTGAGCTGTGGCTTGTAGTCGTCAAGAGGAGAGGAGTCTTGAGTGGTGGTGGAGGAAAAAGAGTGTGTGTGGCAGTGGAGCAAAAATGCAACGACCAAGCGATGGTGGTGATTGATCGGAGATGGCATACAGTAGAGGTGGGTACAATTGTTGGTGGTGGTTGAGTGGGGGAGACATTGAGATGGAGAGAAGGATAATCCACGAAAAGGCAGAAACAATGTGTTCAAAATTACATGGAGTGCCACTGTGTTTtcattttacttgaaaacatagAAAACGacaatttattgttttcaatatttttgaaattactgagtttgttttctaaatttgaaaatgaaaatgtcaaaccaaacatattttctctcttattttctattttcaatgaaaatgaaaacaaaaaatgaactaAACAAGTGCCACCTTAGTTTCCAGATTTTGGTGCCATTCCTTCAAAGGGAGGCTTTCAGGTTTGTCTTGCAGATAGTTACATGTATGCTATATATTGACTTCCTTCTTTGCTGCTACAGAAGATAAAATAACTATAGCCCTTTGATGTTTTTACATTGATTTAGTTTAAGATACCAGCTAGTCTGTTGTTTGGTGGTGAGTGACATccaatttatgtatttttaatattattattatgtgaaaACTCTTCTTTTATCATTTGCCTGTTGCAAgagataaaaaaacttatttgaatGATTGATTATTTGAATCTCCcttgtcttttgttttgaaacttgtttgctttcatgattatgttaaatatatttgCTTTTTATGTAGATTATATTAATCATTTCTCGTTATTGATGCTTTCTTGCAAGGTGAAGAACCAAAGCTCTGGAGCATTAAATTTACATGGTTGATATGATTGGTTGCCTATGCTATTGGTTTGCTAATATAATTATGGGGATTGATAAGACAAAATATTGATGATTGCTGACTTTGTTGGTTAGCAATCAACATTGTATATCTAATTATATGTATGGTGATCAAGTGCAGCAAATCcttgttaattttttctaatttatgtttaactatatatagtttttctatcttaattgttttgtttatatatttagcTTTCACTTTGGCTTTCATATTTGATATGTATTTTTCTGTTTCTATTATTAGGTATTCATGTCATGGTAATTTACggtcttgaattttaatactGAACTTGTGAAATGTTAATTCGTCTTATGattttttggataatttttagctataatttgaatatttttaataacttttaaagtgTGGAATTTATAAGTTATGAATTTCATACTACTTTATGTAGTTTAACAAGTGACTCATTGGTTCTACCAATGATCCTATTTGAGTCATTGACTGGTCCAAAAAGTatccactattttttttttttaaattatccaaTACGCTTCAGTAACTCGGGATATGGCTTTATTTCAAGTTATGTACTGcagttttttttgttaagtttctTTTGCCTCTATTTTTTAGTCTTTCACTGTATAAGTTGTTCCAAATTGGCAGCAAAAAGGAGCCCCTTCACTGGCCGGGCTTGCAAATGACAACCCTGATAGCAAATGTACCTTGGTTCTCATTTTCTCTCCCACTTTAACCATAACTACCTACAAACCACCGTGTCTTGCCTCCAAACATGCAAACATTCTATTGCAAGTAGACATCTGCATTTGTGTTTGCTACTGCAAGCACCAGTCTGCGTGAGCTGCTGTATTGGCTCTATTCTGAGTTAATGGTTGTTGAGAAAGGTTCTGTTGCTCTCAGGACATCTTAGAAACAAACTAAATACCCTTCTTCAGTAATGCTGTTGGAAACAGTCAACCATTTTTGTAGGAATGGTTTAGAAATGCAAAACTCAGTTTTAAATTGTCTGTTACAGTTGCAGTGCAAATATTAGAACTTTGAAAATTGACAGGTAAAGGCAGCCATAATTGTGGCTGTGAACTGTAATTTAAAACTCTTGCTAAAGGGTATATTATCTTGAGACCATATCTGCATGCTTAGGATCCCAGTTTACTTAGAATAGATTTTTCATTACAGTGTCTCAtgatttcaactttcaagtaaTGGTGGATACTAGACATTTCCATGGTGAATATACCTAGGAAGATGTTAAGTTACTGGGAAAGAAGTTTGTGCTTTTTCCTTCATCTAAATCTGAACTTTTCCTTGTTCATGATTTCAG
This region of Glycine soja cultivar W05 chromosome 17, ASM419377v2, whole genome shotgun sequence genomic DNA includes:
- the LOC114393488 gene encoding uncharacterized protein LOC114393488 isoform X2 → MNEDCNSRTASLLLSSSSSPSNSKIVGDKRGSSHAGHGARKRVKMKDLDAVVHSVETNSRYSGFKNDKENTVQWSLGATDGSQQAKTGRKAMSEEFNFAARPLDLNTDVCKSGGCEKQEKGHANLVVSRGINVDLNVEDVTSPVNLEAANSSKGHNPFKSKDVSESGSCVGPLGDKDPMTKWKQMKEYGFWSPSHAGIPKPKQRGRKSKNEVLKRKIELAKREQVNRFTKIAAPSGLLNDLNPGIINHVRNRKQVLSIIENLVRSEKHESTSAGSKQAAHRIHGSVEISKRDQQNVADVGEHQHAFACEEGALHSSSGNRQARKFPVTMDDSSSLILEGKVCDRDTGTLEKGSLKGGVTQSTNVAEDDVLALKLSSETRASMSSTTLSNEESSNVTMVSSLSLKAATVASQWLELLQQDIKGRLSALRRSRRKVRSVITTELPFLLSKEFGNNQDYDPCTVEMSAGLPTSKIADMHRARWSSLFDHMDAALSEEEKQLECWLNQVKEKQLLCDQGIQHVNWSSAFGLQQLGNSENNSRATFDSSEKDLAVNAAAASIYSTCNFLLSES
- the LOC114393488 gene encoding uncharacterized protein LOC114393488 isoform X1 — its product is MNEDCNSRTASLLLSSSSSPSNSKNLRFVFQIVGDKRGSSHAGHGARKRVKMKDLDAVVHSVETNSRYSGFKNDKENTVQWSLGATDGSQQAKTGRKAMSEEFNFAARPLDLNTDVCKSGGCEKQEKGHANLVVSRGINVDLNVEDVTSPVNLEAANSSKGHNPFKSKDVSESGSCVGPLGDKDPMTKWKQMKEYGFWSPSHAGIPKPKQRGRKSKNEVLKRKIELAKREQVNRFTKIAAPSGLLNDLNPGIINHVRNRKQVLSIIENLVRSEKHESTSAGSKQAAHRIHGSVEISKRDQQNVADVGEHQHAFACEEGALHSSSGNRQARKFPVTMDDSSSLILEGKVCDRDTGTLEKGSLKGGVTQSTNVAEDDVLALKLSSETRASMSSTTLSNEESSNVTMVSSLSLKAATVASQWLELLQQDIKGRLSALRRSRRKVRSVITTELPFLLSKEFGNNQDYDPCTVEMSAGLPTSKIADMHRARWSSLFDHMDAALSEEEKQLECWLNQVKEKQLLCDQGIQHVNWSSAFGLQQLGNSENNSRATFDSSEKDLAVNAAAASIYSTCNFLLSES
- the LOC114393488 gene encoding uncharacterized protein LOC114393488 isoform X3; translated protein: MSEEFNFAARPLDLNTDVCKSGGCEKQEKGHANLVVSRGINVDLNVEDVTSPVNLEAANSSKGHNPFKSKDVSESGSCVGPLGDKDPMTKWKQMKEYGFWSPSHAGIPKPKQRGRKSKNEVLKRKIELAKREQVNRFTKIAAPSGLLNDLNPGIINHVRNRKQVLSIIENLVRSEKHESTSAGSKQAAHRIHGSVEISKRDQQNVADVGEHQHAFACEEGALHSSSGNRQARKFPVTMDDSSSLILEGKVCDRDTGTLEKGSLKGGVTQSTNVAEDDVLALKLSSETRASMSSTTLSNEESSNVTMVSSLSLKAATVASQWLELLQQDIKGRLSALRRSRRKVRSVITTELPFLLSKEFGNNQDYDPCTVEMSAGLPTSKIADMHRARWSSLFDHMDAALSEEEKQLECWLNQVKEKQLLCDQGIQHVNWSSAFGLQQLGNSENNSRATFDSSEKDLAVNAAAASIYSTCNFLLSES